A genome region from Lucilia cuprina isolate Lc7/37 chromosome 3, ASM2204524v1, whole genome shotgun sequence includes the following:
- the LOC111675819 gene encoding putative uncharacterized protein DDB_G0271606 isoform X2, which yields MTPPPKLTHYLMNVRTNLQKSRKQQQTNYSKTSQTDEEKQRDRQRCEREAKKEEQDALNYKRDKESREARLLDFEIRRQQEREKKKEEHKHQQQVQQQQHQQQQHSSEKSPPTTSGQAQQQLAQQQQQQEQEQQQQPQEHQQQLVASSSAPTPIIPTPPDRSLPPAFRSRSIEREIIYERKRQHSTVEALELKKPLSTTPSPQAISSSTAATPAHPIPVALPPPPKPATPITSAAVVAGPPATAAAATAAIIPILPLGVATLRDDSTESEEQSVTCTHHHAEACHRIIV from the exons ATGACACCACCACCTAAACTAACGCATTATTTAATGAATGTTCGCActaatttacaaaaatcaagaaaacaacaacaaacaaatt ATAGCAAAACATCGCAAACGGACGAAGAGAAACAGCGCGATCGTCAGCGCTGTGAAAGAGAAGCGAAAAAAGAAGAACAAGACGCGCTAAATTATAAG AGAGACAAGGAAAGTCGTGAAGCGCGTTTGTTGGATTTTGAGATAAGACGTCAGCAGGAACgggaaaagaaaaaagaagagcataaacatcaacaacaagtacaacagcagcagcatcaacaacaacagcactcGAGCGAAAAAAGTCCACCTACAACATCGGGTCAAGCTCAACAACAGTTAGctcagcaacagcagcaacaagaacaggaacaacagcaacagccaCAAGAACACCAACAACAATTGGTGGCAAGTAGTAGTGCACCAACACCTATTATCCCGACGCCACCAGATCGTAGTCTACCGCCAGCTTTTCGCAGTCGCTCTATAGAGAGAGAAATTATCTACGAACGTAAACGACAACATTCGACAGTCGAGGCGCTTGAACTAAAG AAGCCCTTAAGTACAACACCCTCACCACAGGCTATAAGTAGTTCGACTGCCGCTACACCGGCACATCCGATACCAGTCGCTCTTCCGCCACCACCAAAACCAGCCACACCCATAACATCAGCAGCTGTGGTGGCGGGCCCACCGgcaacagcagcagctgctACAGCTGCTATAATCCCTATACTACCATTAGGAGTTGCCACCTTGCGTGATGACTCCACCGAATCGGAAGAACAGTCCGTGACATGTACTCACCATCATGCCGAAGCATGTCATCGTATAAT tgtataa